The genomic segment TGACGCGTTCGGGCGCCTCGAACATCGGGACATGCCCGACCCCGTCGAGCTTGGTGACCTGGTGACTGTCCTTGGGCAGGTGGTTGGTGAAGTGCCGGCTGAACCTGGGTGCGGGCAGGATCCGGTCCTTTTCGCAGACCACCAGGTGGGCCGGAACGGCGTTCTGGGCGACCTCCCGCAGGCCGTGCAGCAGCGTCGCCTTGACCAGCAGCTGGAAGTAGGCGGGGCAGTGCCTGACATCGTCGATAATGGCGGACAGCTGGCGCTCGCTGACGGCGTCCGGTGTGGCGCTGATCGCGTAGGTGGCCAACTGCCGGCTGAACGGCAGGTGCAGCACCCGCGGCCCGAACGCCCAGGCGGCCACCAGCAGCGGGATGCCGAGGATGAACTTGGCGATGACCTCGAACTTCGCCGGAGTCCAGCGCGTCCATCCGCCGGCCGGGGCGATGCCGGTGACGCTGCGCGCGCGCCCGCGCCGCTCGAGTTCGAACGCGACCCAGCCGCCCAGTGAATTGCCCACGATGTGCGCGGTTTCCCAGCCCAGTTCGTCCATTTGCTGCTCGACGTGGTCGGCGAGCACCGCCGAGCTGAGAAACCAGGTCCCGGCCGACGGTCCACCGTTGTGACCGGCCATGGTCGGGGCGAATACCTCGTAGCGGCCAGTGTCTGCCAGCTGCTGCGCGACGTCCTCCCAGACCGTCTGGGAGAGCAGGAAGGGATGCAGCAGCAGGACCGGCTCCCCAGAACCCAGGTGGATCGGATCGCGAGTCGTCATATAGCCGACATTAAATGCGGTACCGCCGGTACCGCAAGCGAGGGCGCCGCGGGGAAAGCCCGCGTGAAAAGATCGGGACATCATGAGCACCACTACCGGACCCAGCCGGATCTTCTCCGGCGTGCAGCCGACGTCTGATTCGCTTCACCTCGGCAATGCGCTGGGCGCGATCACTCAGTGGGTGGGGCTGCAGGACGACCACCCCGACGAATACGACGCGTTCTTCTGCGTGGTCGACCTGCACGCGATCACCGTCGCGCAGGATCCCGAGGCGCTGCGCCGCCGGACCCTGGTCACCGCCGCCCAGTACCTGGCGCTGGGGATCGACCCCGCCCGCAGCACCGTCTTCGTGCAAAGCCAGGTGCCTGCCCACACGCAGCTGGCCTGGGTGCTGGGCTGCTTCACCGGCTTCGGGCAGGCATCGCGGATGACGCAGTTCAAGGACAAGTCGCAGCGGCAGGGCGCCGATTCGGCCACCGTGGGGCTGTTCACCTATCCGGTGCTGCAGGCCGCCGACGTGCTGGCCTACGACACCGATCTGGTCCCCGTGGGTGAGGACCAGCGCCAGCACCTCGAGCTGGCGCGCGACATCGCCGAGCGGTTCAACAGCCGCTTCCCGGACACCTTCGTCGTACCCGACATGCTCATTCCGAAGGCCACCGCCAAGATCTACGACCTGGCCGACCCGACGTCGAAGATGAGCAAGTCGGCGTCCACCGATGCCGGCTTGATCAACCTGCTCGACGATCCGGCATTGTCCGCCAAGAAGATTCGCTCGGCCGTGACCGACAGCGAACGCGAGATCCGCTTTGATGTCGAGGTCAAGCCGGGCGTATCGAATCTGCTGACCATCCAATCGGCGGTCACCGGAGTAGCCGTCGACAAGCTCGTCGACGGCTACTCGGGGCGCGGCTACGGCGATTTGAAGAAGGAGACCGCCGAGGCCGTCG from the Mycobacterium lentiflavum genome contains:
- a CDS encoding alpha/beta fold hydrolase, giving the protein MTTRDPIHLGSGEPVLLLHPFLLSQTVWEDVAQQLADTGRYEVFAPTMAGHNGGPSAGTWFLSSAVLADHVEQQMDELGWETAHIVGNSLGGWVAFELERRGRARSVTGIAPAGGWTRWTPAKFEVIAKFILGIPLLVAAWAFGPRVLHLPFSRQLATYAISATPDAVSERQLSAIIDDVRHCPAYFQLLVKATLLHGLREVAQNAVPAHLVVCEKDRILPAPRFSRHFTNHLPKDSHQVTKLDGVGHVPMFEAPERVTQVITGFLDECCRADSRTQQSTG
- the trpS gene encoding tryptophan--tRNA ligase, producing MSTTTGPSRIFSGVQPTSDSLHLGNALGAITQWVGLQDDHPDEYDAFFCVVDLHAITVAQDPEALRRRTLVTAAQYLALGIDPARSTVFVQSQVPAHTQLAWVLGCFTGFGQASRMTQFKDKSQRQGADSATVGLFTYPVLQAADVLAYDTDLVPVGEDQRQHLELARDIAERFNSRFPDTFVVPDMLIPKATAKIYDLADPTSKMSKSASTDAGLINLLDDPALSAKKIRSAVTDSEREIRFDVEVKPGVSNLLTIQSAVTGVAVDKLVDGYSGRGYGDLKKETAEAVVEFVAPIKARVDELTADLAELEAVLAAGAERADEVAGKTIQRVYDRLGFLPQRR